A region from the Anaeromyxobacter diazotrophicus genome encodes:
- a CDS encoding glycosyltransferase family 2 protein codes for MSLDRPAVTIGLPFFNAARTLREALQSIFAQTHQDWELLLVDDGSRDGSLALARAVDDPRVRVLSDGVNRGVVYRLNQMAELARAPYLCRLDDDDLMHPRRIEAQVAYLEAHPDVDVVSSPLISIDEAGAIRGIRGAGAARVGDPVSALRGCPLAQGAAMGRTRWFAENRYDPRYLRAEDHELWCRTAPHSRFAVTDEAYLFCREPAEVNLRKYVLSCRTDRRIYRQYGPARVGRRGTAVLVAQSFAKEGLYRAACRLGLAGRLVARRNRPEPPEAVARAAAVLEQVRRTAVPGLDGEPARRRTQG; via the coding sequence GTGAGCCTCGATCGTCCGGCGGTCACCATCGGGCTCCCCTTCTTCAACGCGGCGCGGACGCTGCGCGAGGCGCTCCAGTCGATCTTCGCCCAGACGCACCAGGACTGGGAGCTGCTCCTCGTCGACGACGGGTCGCGCGACGGCTCGCTGGCCCTGGCGCGGGCCGTCGACGACCCGCGGGTCCGGGTCCTGAGCGACGGCGTCAACCGCGGCGTCGTGTACCGCCTGAACCAGATGGCGGAGCTGGCGCGGGCGCCGTACCTGTGCCGGCTGGACGACGACGACCTCATGCACCCGCGGCGCATCGAGGCGCAGGTCGCCTACCTCGAGGCGCACCCCGACGTGGACGTCGTGTCCTCGCCGCTGATCTCGATCGACGAGGCGGGCGCGATCCGCGGGATCCGGGGCGCCGGCGCGGCGCGGGTCGGGGATCCCGTCTCGGCCCTGCGCGGCTGCCCGCTGGCGCAGGGCGCCGCGATGGGCCGCACGCGCTGGTTCGCCGAGAACCGGTACGACCCCCGCTACCTCCGGGCGGAGGATCACGAGCTGTGGTGCAGGACGGCGCCTCACTCGCGCTTCGCGGTGACGGACGAGGCGTACCTGTTCTGCCGCGAGCCCGCCGAGGTGAACCTGCGCAAGTACGTCCTGAGCTGCCGCACCGACCGGCGGATCTACCGTCAGTACGGGCCGGCGCGGGTCGGCCGGCGCGGGACGGCGGTCCTCGTCGCGCAGTCGTTCGCGAAGGAGGGGCTGTACCGCGCGGCCTGCCGGCTCGGGCTCGCCGGCAGGCTCGTCGCGCGCCGCAACCGGCCCGAGCCCCCGGAGGCGGTGGCCCGGGCCGCCGCGGTGCTGGAGCAGGTGCGCCGGACCGCGGTCCCCGGGCTCGACGGCGAGCCCGCTCGCCGGCGGACGCAGGGGTAG
- a CDS encoding tRNA-uridine aminocarboxypropyltransferase codes for MRRTCRRCLRPESFCVCDGVVPVQTRTRVVLLQHPREARLAICSAWLTRIALENAELHRGVRFEDDARVTELASAPGAALLYPGGDSAASRAGAPPPILFVVDGTWVQAEKMLAANPRLSALPRLAIAPPAPSGYAGLRREPSAHCLSTLEAVAYALADLEGGAARFEPMRAAFRRMVELQLACSRDGRRAPRHRAPARPRGEAAGSGG; via the coding sequence ATGCGCCGCACCTGCCGCCGCTGCCTCCGGCCGGAGTCCTTCTGCGTCTGCGACGGAGTGGTCCCGGTCCAGACGCGCACCCGCGTGGTGCTGCTGCAGCACCCCCGCGAGGCGCGGCTCGCCATCTGCAGCGCGTGGCTCACGCGGATCGCGCTCGAGAACGCCGAGCTCCACCGGGGCGTCCGATTCGAGGACGACGCGCGCGTGACGGAGCTGGCGTCGGCGCCGGGCGCGGCGCTCCTGTACCCCGGCGGCGACTCCGCCGCGTCGCGCGCCGGCGCGCCCCCGCCCATCCTGTTCGTCGTCGATGGGACCTGGGTGCAGGCCGAGAAGATGCTGGCCGCGAACCCGCGGCTGTCGGCGCTGCCCCGGCTCGCCATCGCCCCGCCGGCGCCGAGCGGCTACGCGGGGCTCCGCCGCGAGCCGTCGGCGCACTGCCTCTCGACCCTGGAGGCGGTGGCGTACGCGCTGGCGGACCTGGAGGGCGGGGCCGCCCGGTTCGAGCCGATGCGGGCGGCGTTCCGGCGGATGGTGGAGCTCCAGCTCGCCTGCTCGCGCGACGGGCGGCGCGCGCCGCGGCACCGCGCCCCGGCGAGGCCGCGCGGCGAGGCAGCCGGTTCAGGCGGGTGA
- a CDS encoding MFS transporter, translating into MTACAGGAALTAWALQVGASPALVALLAALPALAQVLHFPAARLTARHGPRRVALAASIAARQPYLALVALPFLPLTRTGAQLVVAAVAVSSCALASIAQQAWMIWTPALYRAPVRSRVLGRRAGRAAVSGAAASLAVGVFLDGHAGAARVHALSLLAILAWAAGLLAAFWLARQAPPPRRERAMPSASRALADGGVRRVLGYVCAWNAALGITAAITALHMLQGLHLGFVAVSVHGAGVAAGCLLGAPLWGKMLDRFGAGRVLVASTAGAASLPFLWLGIHAGSVFTLALDAALGGTLLAGQALASVALPLQIAPRHRRAEVVAAFSTAGGLSFAAASLATGVLSDKLPLFVFIAGRVLLGRKLLFAAGGAVRLAAAALGLRAFGRAPSPSPA; encoded by the coding sequence GTGACGGCCTGCGCGGGAGGCGCGGCGCTCACCGCGTGGGCCCTGCAGGTCGGAGCCTCCCCGGCGCTCGTCGCGCTCCTGGCGGCGCTGCCTGCGCTCGCGCAGGTGCTGCACTTCCCGGCCGCGCGCCTGACCGCGCGGCACGGGCCGCGCCGCGTCGCGCTCGCAGCCTCGATCGCGGCCCGCCAGCCCTACCTCGCCCTGGTCGCCCTGCCCTTCCTGCCCCTCACGCGGACCGGCGCTCAGCTCGTCGTCGCGGCCGTCGCCGTCAGCTCGTGCGCGCTCGCCTCGATCGCGCAGCAGGCCTGGATGATCTGGACCCCTGCGCTGTACCGCGCGCCCGTGCGCAGCCGGGTGCTCGGCCGCCGGGCGGGCCGCGCGGCCGTCTCCGGCGCCGCCGCGAGCCTGGCGGTCGGCGTGTTCCTCGACGGTCACGCGGGGGCGGCGCGGGTCCACGCGCTCTCCCTGCTCGCCATCCTGGCCTGGGCGGCCGGCCTGCTCGCCGCGTTCTGGCTCGCGCGCCAGGCGCCGCCGCCCCGGCGCGAACGCGCCATGCCGTCCGCCAGCCGCGCGCTGGCGGACGGCGGCGTGCGCCGCGTGCTCGGCTACGTCTGCGCGTGGAACGCGGCGCTCGGGATCACGGCCGCCATCACGGCGCTCCACATGCTGCAGGGGCTTCACCTGGGGTTCGTGGCCGTCAGCGTGCACGGCGCCGGCGTGGCCGCCGGCTGCCTCCTGGGCGCTCCGCTCTGGGGCAAGATGCTCGATCGCTTCGGGGCGGGCCGCGTGCTCGTCGCGTCGACCGCCGGCGCGGCGTCGCTGCCATTCCTCTGGCTCGGGATCCACGCCGGCTCGGTCTTCACGCTCGCGCTCGACGCCGCGCTCGGCGGGACGTTGCTCGCTGGCCAGGCGCTCGCCTCGGTGGCGCTCCCGCTTCAGATCGCGCCGCGCCACCGGCGCGCGGAGGTCGTGGCCGCCTTCTCGACGGCCGGGGGCCTCTCGTTCGCCGCCGCGTCGCTCGCGACGGGGGTGCTCTCGGACAAGCTCCCGCTGTTCGTGTTCATCGCCGGTCGGGTCCTGCTCGGCCGGAAGCTCCTGTTCGCCGCGGGTGGCGCGGTGCGCCTCGCCGCCGCCGCGCTCGGGCTGCGCGCCTTTGGGCGAGCGCCGAGCCCCTCACCCGCCTGA
- a CDS encoding NYN domain-containing protein gives MKRDSDGQRIALFVDFENLVTRTGLSAEQFDVGPALDTLLDKGKVLFRRAYCDWTRFAPATRNLHEHGVELIDVPPSTRAGKNGADVRLVIDALELAYLREHIDTFVIASGDSDFCPLAYKLREVGRTVIGMGVREATSPLFVKACDEFIYLRPASQRRGRGDGAGPREKEKDRPPAKPAAVPEVAREAVSALLARATGPVNPSAIKEFIVRKEPDFDERDHGFSTFKKLLEAMEKEGLLKREQGAKGQWYVVAP, from the coding sequence ATGAAACGCGACTCGGACGGCCAGCGCATCGCGCTCTTCGTCGACTTCGAGAACCTCGTCACCCGGACCGGCCTCTCCGCCGAGCAGTTCGACGTCGGCCCCGCCCTCGACACCCTCCTCGACAAGGGGAAGGTCCTGTTCCGCCGCGCGTACTGCGACTGGACGCGCTTCGCGCCCGCCACCCGCAACCTGCACGAGCACGGGGTCGAGCTCATCGACGTCCCGCCCTCCACCCGCGCCGGCAAGAACGGCGCCGACGTGCGGCTCGTCATCGACGCGCTCGAGCTCGCCTACCTGCGCGAGCACATCGACACCTTCGTCATCGCCTCCGGCGACTCCGACTTCTGCCCGCTGGCCTACAAGCTGCGCGAGGTGGGCCGCACCGTCATCGGGATGGGCGTGCGCGAGGCGACGAGCCCGCTCTTCGTGAAGGCGTGCGACGAGTTCATCTACCTGCGCCCCGCCTCGCAGCGCCGCGGCCGCGGCGACGGCGCCGGCCCGCGCGAGAAGGAGAAGGACCGCCCGCCCGCGAAGCCGGCCGCCGTGCCGGAGGTCGCCCGCGAGGCGGTCTCGGCGCTGCTCGCCCGCGCCACCGGCCCGGTGAACCCCTCGGCCATCAAGGAGTTCATCGTCCGCAAGGAGCCCGACTTCGACGAGCGCGACCACGGCTTCTCGACGTTCAAGAAGCTGCTCGAGGCGATGGAGAAGGAAGGGCTCCTGAAGCGCGAGCAGGGCGCGAAGGGGCAGTGGTACGTGGTGGCGCCGTAG